Genomic window (Paenibacillus sp. PK3_47):
CTGTACCCGATTACCGTGATATCACTGCCTTCACGCAGCAGGTTCGCTTCACCGATCGGCACGATATAATCGCCTTCCGGCACATCTTCCTTGATCAGCTTGTAGCATTTCTTGTTCTCGAAGAACAGGACCGGATCGGGATCGCGCACCGCAGCCTTCAGCAGGCCTTTGGCATCAGCAGCCGAATACGGCGCTACGATCTTCAGGCCCGGCGTTCCGAAGAAAATCGATTCCGGACACTGGGAGTGGTACAATCCGCCGAAAATCCCGCCGCCGATCGGTGCACGGATGACGACAGGACAGTCCCAGTCGTTGTTGGAGCGGTAGCGGATTTTGGCCGCTTCACTGATAATCTGGTTCGTTGCCGGAAGCATGAAATCCGAATACTGCATCTCCGCGATCGGCTTCATGCCGTACATCGCCGCTCCGATCGCCACACCGGCAATCGCTGATTCTGCCAGCGGTGTATCCATCACGCGCTCTTCCCCGAACTGCTCCTGCAGTCCCTTGGTGGTCGTGAATACGCCGCCCTTCACACCGACATCTTCGCCGAGCACGAACACCGATTCGTCCCGCTCCATCTCTTCCTTCATCGCCAGCCGGATGGCATCGATATATTCCATCATCGCCATAATTTATGCTCCTCCTTCAAGGCCAGGATCGCTGTACACATGCAGCAGCGTATCTTCCGGTTTCGGGAACGGCGCATTTTCGGCGTATTCAATAGCCTCTTTTAATTCCAGGTTAATGCTTGCTGCCAGATCACGCTCCTGCTCATCACTCCACAGGCCCAGTCCGGTCAGATACTTGCGGAAAGCGGCAACGCCGTCCTTGGCCCAGTTCTCGTCAACCTCTTCCTTGGTCCGGTAAGCCAGATCATTGTCCGAGGTGGAGTGCGGGGACAGGCGGTACATCATCGCTTCAATCAGCGTCGGCCCCTCACCCCTGAGAGCCCGCTCGCGTGCTTCCTTCACTGCCGCATACACTTCCAGCGGATTATTGCCGTCTACGCGGAGACCGGGGAAGCCGTAGCCAAGCGCACGGTCGCTGACTTTGCCGGCCAGCTGCTTGTGGACCGGAACAGAAATCGCATACTGGTTATTCTGGCAAAAAATTATAACCGGCAGCTTATTCACCCCTGCAAAGTTACATGCCTCGTGAAAATCCCCCTGGTTGCTGGAGCCTTCCCCGAAGGTTACGAAGGAGACAAACTTTTTCTTCTGCATTTTGGCGGCCAGCGCAAAGCCCACCGCATGCGGAACCTGCGTCGTCACCGGACTTGAGCCCGTAACAATCCGCAGCCGTTTGCTGCCGAAATGGCCCGGCATCTGGCGGCCGCCGCTGTTCGGGTCCTCAGCCTTCGCGAACACGGACAGCATCAGCTCCCGCATCGTCATCCCGACAGACAACACAAACGCATAATCACGGTAATACGGTAAAAAATAATCTTGCTCGCGGTCCAGTGCAAACGCTGCGGCAACCTGCGCCGCTTCCTGGCCGATCCCGGAGACATGGAAATTGATTTTGCCGGCACGCTGCAGCAGCAGACTGCGCTCATCGTATTTCCGCCCCATCAGCATATATTTGTACATATCAATGACCTGGCCGTCGCTGAGTCCAAGCTGCTTATGTCTGTTAGCCGTTTCTACAGTACCTTGGGAATCCATTCTGGTACCTCCTAAAAACATTATTTATAACCATCTATGCCCTGATCTTATAACCAGGTACTAAGACTAAACCTGCATTCATTATAATCCCTTTCGGGGCAAAAAGAAAAGTCAAGAAAAGCCGGCAGGAAGCTATTTCGACGTATAATTCCGTCTTAAGCACCATCCGGCATTGTCTTGGGACCCCGATTGTTATTTTATATACCGGTTGCTCTGCCATCCACCGCAAGCATCGCTTCCCCGATAATCTCCGAGAGTGTCGGGTGGGCATGGACTGCTTCCCCGATTTCCCAAGGGGTTGCATCCAGAAGCTGGGCGAGCGCCGCTTCCCCGATCAGATCCGTAACATGCGGCCCGATCATTTGCACGCCCAGGAGATCACCGCTGGTGCGGTCGGCAACAACTTTGACGAAGCCGTCCTTCATGCCGTGGACAATCGCTTTGCCGATGGCGGAGAACGGAAATTTACCGGTAACCACGTCATGCCCCAGGTTTTTGGCTTCCTTCTCCGTATAACCTACACTTGCTACCTCCGGACGGGTGTAAACACAGCGCGGCACCATGTGGGTATGATACGGATGCAGCTTGCTGCCGGACAGATGATCGACCGCACGGATACCCTCGTGGCTGGCGGCATGAGCAAGCTGCAATCCGCCGATACAGTCGCCGATCGCATAGATATGCGGCTCATTGGTCTGCATGTTGGCGTTGACCTCAATAACCCCCCGGTCAAAACGGATGTCGGTATTCTCCAGCCCGATATTCTGGATGTTGGCTGCTCTGCCTACCGAGACCAGCAGCTTCTCAGCGGACAGGCTCTGGCTCTGCTCTCCTTTGCGCGCTTCAATGGTTATTCCGCTCTCTGTTACCACACAAGTCTCTGCATCAACGGTAGTGTCTGTTAATACCTTGACACCGCGTTTCTTGAGCAGGCGCTGAAGCTCCCTGGCAATCTCTTCGTCTTCCTGCGGCAGCAGCTGGCCAGCGGCCTCTACCACAGTGACCTGCACACCGAAATCAACCAGCATCGAGGCCCACTCGACACCGATAACTCCGCCGCCGACAATGATCATTGAAGCAGGCAGTTCTTCCAGGGTAAGCGCCTCTTCACTGCTCAGAATGACTTTCCCGTCCGGAGCAAGCCCCGGCAGGACCCGCGGTCTTGAGCCCGTAGCGACGATCAGATTGGTGGAGACTACCGTCTCCATTTCGCCGTCTTCCAGTTCTACCGCCACCGCACCGCTGCGCGGGGAGAAGATGGACGGGCCGATAATCCGCCCCTTGCCTTTGATGACCTGAATCTTGTTTTTGCGCATCAAAAACTGCACCCCCTGATGCAGCTGCTCAACCACAGCTTCCTTCCGGCGCTGCACTTTAGGGAAAACCAGCTTCACGCCGGTGGTCTCGATTCCGTAGCTTTCACTCTCATTTATTTCAGCGTATACCTCTGCACTGCGCAGCAGCGATTTGCTTGGAATACAGCCGCGGTGCAGACAGGTCCCGCCCAGTTTGTCCATTTCAATGACGACGACGGACTTTCCCAGCTGGGCAGCGCGGATGGCCGCCACATAGCCGCCGGTACCTCCGCCCAATATGGCCACGTCACAGGAAATTGTCATATATGTATCCTCCCACTATTGTCTCAAAAGTTCAGCATAACCTACTACATTGTACTCCCTTTTCAGCCTAATACAAAACTTATAAACGTCATGTATACATAGACTTTTAACCATTAAAGCGTTATCATAGGAGTGAATCCACTGGGCTTATGGGGAGATGGGATACTTATGAAACTGCTGATTTCACGCTTCATTGCCATCCTTATACTGGTTATTCCCGGCCTGCTGGCCATGACAGGCTTCCTCATGATGAAGGACGATATCTTTAACTATATCTCCATGCACGGGGATGAGACGACAACTCCGGATTTTGCCTGGCTGCATTTCGGCGGCGGGCTGCTGCTGTTCGCGGCAGGAATGAGCTTTCTCGGAGGCTGGATACTGACCCGTGACCGCAAAAAGAATTATGTTGGCCCAAGGTTCAGGGAAAAACAAAAATCCCAGCAGCCTCCCGCTGCAGAAAGCAATTCATAAAATAAACCAGGCAGTTCCGGTTACATCCGGAATTGCCTTTTTCTTTTTTACGGACAGCTGATACCTTGACACCCGATATATCGGATAATATACTATGTCCATCGATATATCGAGTGTCATTATATAGGGAATGGGGATAAACAGTGAATCCTTTGTCAGAATCCACTTATTTGGTACTGTTGGCACTTTATCATGAACCCCTGCACGGATACGGCATCATCAAAAGCCTGGAAAGCGTAAGCGGAGGCGATTTTGTCATATCTCCGGGAACGCTGTATGGTGTCCTCAACAATCTTGAAAAGCAGAAGCTGATTGAAGCTGTGAAGCAGGAGTCAGACAGCCGCAAAAAGAAAACCTACGCCCTCACGGACCAGGGAAAAGAAGTGCTGCTTGCAGAATTCCGCAGGTTCCAGCGGATGGTGCAAATGACCGGAATAATTATGCAGGAAGGGAAGAACTAACCTATGAAGAGCACAAGCACGGAACTTAAAAAGATCAATAAAAAATTCACCAATTTTAGCGAAGAGGAGCAGTGGCTGCAAACCATGGCCGGCGAAGGCTGGATCCTAAGAGAGTATGACAATGAGAACATTGATGCCTGCCGTTATGTGTTTGAAGCGGTCCAGTCCCCTGAGCAGAAGCTGCGGATCTATAAGATTGATTTCCGTTCCTTTGATAAGAAAGACGATTACGAGGAGTATATAGAATTGTTTGAAGAGACGGGATGGGCGGTACTTTCCAGGAATAAAGGGTACTCCAAGCATATCTTTTACACGGATGCCCGCAACAGCAATACAACGATTTTTTCCGACAAGGAATCCTACCGTGACCGTGAAAAAAGAAAAATGGCCGACTCTTTATCGCTGACAGCAGTGTCTGTCATTCTGTTCGTTGCTTCAGTGGTCATTTACAGTATTTACGGCAGCCGGGGCTTCATGTTCGCCGGATTAGTGTCGCTCGGTTCAGGCCTGAAAGGTTTGCTGGATTATTACAGACACCGTAAGAGCTTTAAGTCCTTAATGGGGAGATAAACGGCTATGGGAAAAACCGAGGATATTCGACCACTTCGAGGGGAAACGAGCCATTGCATGCGAAAAACCGAGTACATTCGGCCACTGCGACGGGAGCCGGGCTCATTGTATGCGAAAAACCGAGTACATTGGGCCGCTGCGAGCGGAAACGAGACCATTATACTCGAAAAACCGAGCACATTCGACCGCTACGAGCAGAAACGAGACCATTATACTCGAAAAACCGAGTACATTGGGCCACTGTGACGGGAGCCGGGCTCATTGTATGCGAAAAACCGTGTACATTCGGCCACTGCGAGCGGAAACGAGACCATTATACTCGAAAAACCGGGTACATTACTTAGTTCCCCTACCCGCATAGCAGGTGTTAAGGCAGTCGAGAAAGTCACGACAACCTTATTTATGTGATTTGGATCTCATACGACACCGCGTTAACGATTGCCGACTCCAACCCATCACCTCATACGCACCAGGACATATTAATGACTTGGAAATGCTAATGCTAACGGACCCCAGATCCGTTATTTTGCGTTAGAGGTGTGTATGGGAAAGCTAACGGACCCTAGATCCGTTATTTCATCCGAAAGGGCTTATTTTACTCATCATTTAGCAGAATAAAGGAACAACGGTCCGTTAGCCATGGAAACGGGGCGATTTTCAGCAAATAACGGACGCAGTGTCCGTTAGCGTACGAAAGAGGAGGAGACAGATAACGGGTGCAGCGTCCGCAGACATGGAAACACAGCAAAGAAACCCAAGACCCTTAAAAGAGCTGGGTTTCTCAACACTCTGTCCACCCGCATAGCCGTGTTTTTGCGCGGTTCACACACTCCACTGACTTATGCCATAACAAAAAGAAATCCAAGTCATAAACAACTTGGATTTCCGGTACCAGTCTAATACCGTCCTGCCCTAAGCCCCGCCCGGCGCCGCCTTGCGCGCGCCATGCACAAGCTCGCTGTACAGCCCGCCCTGGCGCAGCAGCTCATCATGTGAGCCCTGCTGCAGCAGGCGGCCGTCCTGAAGCACGAGAATGCGGTCCGCGGCGCGGATGGTGCCGAGCCGGTGGGCAATGACGAAGCTGGTCCGCCCCTTCATCAAGGCCTGCAGACCCTCCTGGATCTTGATTTCGGTGACTGTATCGATGCTGCTTGTCGCTTCATCCAGCACCAGCATCGAAGGATTGGCGAGTATCGCCCGCGCAATCGCCAGCAGCTGCTTCTGCCCCTGGCTGATGCCGCTGCCGTCTACGGACAGCATCCGGTCATAGCCTCCGCGCATCCGTACAATGAACGAATGGGCGTTGGCGAGCTTGGCCGCCTCTTCCACCTCCGCGTCGGTGGCATCCAGCCGGCCGTAGCGGATATTGTCACGGATCGTTCCTTTGAACAGGAAGGTATCCTGCAGCACAAAAGCCATATGGCTCCGCAGGCTTTCCCGGCGGACGGAGGATAAATCCCTTCCGTCCAGCGTAATACTGCCCTTGCTCGGATCATAGAACCGGGACAGCAGGCCGATCAGCGTCGTCTTGCCTGCCCCAGTCGGCCCGACAAGCGCAATCATTTCACCCGGCTTGGCCTCAAAGCTGATATCATACAGCGTATCTTCTCCCCCGTCGTAGGAGAAAGATACATTCTTGAACGTAACCGCACCATCCACCTGATCCAGGGTGATTGCTGCGCCTTCGTCCCGCGCTTCCGTCTCTTCATCCATTACCTCAAACACCCGCTCCGCGCCGGCAATCGCCGACAGCATAGTATTCCACTGGTTGGCCAGATCATTAAGCGGGCGCGTGAACTGGCGCGTATATTCCACAAAAGCGATAATAATACCGACCGTGACCAACCCGCGGATTGCCAGCAGACCGCCGATCCCGGCGACAATGGCAAAGCTCAGATTGTTCAGCCCATTCATCAGTTTGGGAATCATGCCGGAGATCGTCTGCGCCCAGAATCCGGACAGCATAATCCGCGTATTGCGCTCACGGAAGCCGGAGATTACCCTTTCCTCCTGTGAAAACGCCTTAATGATCCGCTGGCCCGACAAGGTCTCTTCAATGTAACCGTTCATATCGCCCATATTGCGCTGCCGCTCCTTGAACAGCGGGCCTGTCCGCCGCGTAATCCAGCGCATGCCCAGGAACATCAGCGGAACCACGATGAACGTCAAAAGCGTAAGCAGAGGACTCAGCCACAGCATGACCCCGAGCGTACCGACCAGTGTCAGCACACTGGAAAAAATCTGGATCGCCGAGCTGTTCAGCGTCGAGCTGACGTTCTCAATGTCATTGGTCAGGCGGCTCATAATTTCGCCCTGCTGCCTGCGGTTAAAGAACGAAATCGGCAACCGGTGCAGATAGGAGAACAAATCGGTGCGCATCCGGTATACCGTTTCCTGGGCTACCTCAATCATCCATATATTCTGCAGCCAGGTAGTCAGTGAAGTGAACAGATAGACGAGGGCAAGCATGATCAGGAACATCCCCCAGGTTTTGCCCCCGTCCCCCTCAAGATAATGGTCCACTGCCCGGCTGATGAGATAAGGTCCCAGCAGTGCCAGGCCGGAGCTGAGCAGAACCATCAGCAGCACAAGAGTCAGCTTAGCTTTGCGTTTGGCCAGGTAGCTCCAGATCCGTCTCAGTGTCCCGGACCAGTTCTTGGGTTTTGCCTTCGGTTTACGGTTAACAGCCGGAGCTGTATCCCGTCCGCCTCCGGTCCCCAGCTCAAGCTTGGGATGGCGGAAAGGCTCAAGTAATGCTTTGAACATGCTGCGCCTCCTCCCCTGTCTGGGATTCATATATTTTCCGGTACAATGGTGCGGATTTCATCAGGTCCTGATGCGTACCCTTGGCAATTAGACGGCCTTCATCCAGCAGCAAAATCAGGTCAGCTGATTCCGTCGAGCTGATCTTCTGGGTAATCAGCACCGTGGTGCAGGACATTCGCTCCAGCTCCTCCAGCAGCAGCCCCTCTGTCACAGCATCCAGTGCACTCGTACTGTCATCAAGTATCAGAATAGCCGGCTTTCTCACCAGCGCCCGGGCGATACTCAGCCGCTGCTTTTGCCCTCCCGACAAATTCACACCGCGCTGGCCGATCATTGTATCGTAGCCCTGGGGCAGACCTTGTACCGTGGCGTGAATTTGCGCCGCTGCAGCTGCCCGTTCAATTTCTTCCCCGGACGCATGCTCATTCCCCCAGGCAATATTCTCCCGGACCGAACCGGAGAAGAGCAGCACCTCCTGGGGAACGTACCCGATTGATCTGCGCAGCCTTGAAATATCAATTTCAGAGCTGTCCAGGCCGTCAATCCGGATGACTCCCCCGGTCTGCTCATACAGTCTCGGAATCAGGCTTACGAGCGAGGATTTTCCGGATCCGGTCGCTCCCATAATGGCCACCCGTTCTCCGGGTTTAACCTTAAAAGATATATCCTCCAGCACCGTGATCTCACTATCGGGATAGCTGAAGGTAACATCAGCAAATTCAATTTCTCCTTTAAGGGGGGCCCCGGCACTGTCAGCTTTTGCAGAAGACAACAACTCTCCCCGTCCTTCAGGGGAAGCCATTACCTCGGATACCCGCTGCTCTGAAGCTACCGCACGCGAGAAGGTCGACATAATCCAGGACAGCGCGGACATCGCTCCAATGGTACGGAGCGAATAGTTAATTACTGCGACGGTCTCTCCAAGCGTAGCATCTCCTGCAGCAATCTCGATTCTTCCGAACCACAGCACAGCGACAATGCCCGCGTTCACGATGAGCATAATGAGCGGTCCCATGGTTTCAGTTAACCGCAGTGCAGTAACTGTCGATTTCATCAATTCTCCGCTGAATTTGGCGAACCGGCCGATTTCATGCCCCATGCGCACAAATACCCGGATAAGACGGATGCCTGTAAGATTTTCCTGAATGATACCGTTTACACCATCAAGCCTGCCCTGGACAATCCGGAACAAGGCCGAAGACCTGCGCATCACCCACACAAGAAACAGAATCAGCACCGGCAGCGTAACCGCCAGCAGCAGTCCCAGCTTCACATGCACCACAAGCGCCATAACCACACTGCCAGTCACCACCAGCGGGACCCGGGTCATAAACCGCAGTGCCATAAATACAGTATCCTGCAGCTGTGTCACATCTCCGGTCAGCCGTGTAATCAGCGAGGAGGTTGCAAACCGGCTGAATACTTCATAGGTTAAGGACTGCACCTTCTCGTACAGCCTTTCCCTGAGATCGAAGGCAAAGCCCTGGGCGGCATGCGAGGCAAAAAAAGAGCTCAGCACCCCTGCCCCAAACGCAACCACTGCACTCAGCGTAAGCACTCCACCCCACAGCCAGACTACTGAAATGTCATCCTGCATAATTCCGTTATCGATAATTTTCGAGATCAGCAAAGGCTGTGAGAGCTCCACTGCCAGCTCGATAACCATCATCACCAAGGCAGCAATTGCGGTGACCCGGTACTTTTTGAGATAGGAGAAAATTAAGTTCATCGGCATTTACCTCATTTGTTTATTCGTAGAGAGCATCCCGCAAACGTGTAGACATTGCTGAACCTTGTCCATTTTTCAGAATCACCCGCCGGAGGGCCTTGTTGCTGCGGTTCAGTTCAGCCAGCTCCTCCAGCATCTCCTTCATCAGGCTGTCTGCCTCCTGTGATAGTTCCCCGCGCTCCTGAAGAGCCGCCATTCTTGTCTTATAATCCTCCAATTTGTCCGACACCTTCCATAACTTCCTTTCTGTAGAATATCCCCTGCTGAATTTCGTAATTCGTACATTATATCATATACCCCATAAAAACAGGTTGAAGTGACAAGACTCAAATTTGCTTAAAATCCGGGCAATGTTTCACTGGCTAGTTCATCTGTGAGTATGATACTCTAATAAGGTCGCATTTTTCGGCATATACACACAGGTTAACAGTGAAAGGATAGATGGACGTGGCACAGTTGTTTTTCAAGTATGGGGCAATGAACAGCGGCAAATCCATTGAGATTCTCAAGGTTGCCCACAATTATGAGGAGCAGGGCAAGTCGGTGCTCATTTTTACGCCATCCATTGATAACCGGGACGAGGTCGGCTATATTTCCTCCCGGATCGGACTGCGCAAGCAGGCCATAGCCATAGACGATCATACAGACATCTACGGCATTGTCAGCAGCAATCTGCCGAAGCCCCACTGTGTACTGATTGACGAGTGCCAGTTCCTGAGCAAAGACTGCATTCTCCAGCTGGTCCGCATTGTCGATGAACTGAACATTCCCGTCATGGCGTTCGGACTCAAAAATGATTTTCAGAACAATCTGTTCGAAGGCAGCAAATATATGCTGATCTATGCGGACAAAATCGAAGAGATGAAGACGATCTGCTGGTTCTGCGAACGTAAAGCGACTATGGCGCTGCGCGTGGAGAACGGCAAGCCTGTATACAGCGGCAAGCAGATCCAGATCGGCGGTAATGAAGCGTATTATCCGGTTTGCCGTAAGTGCCACAAGAATCCGCCGCTCTAAAAATATAAAAGCATTCCAGCCCGAAACGGCCGGAATGCTTTTGTTGTTAACGGGCCTGATGAATCACCGATGCCGCCCTGTGTTCGTCTTCCTTGCGTACGTAGAGGTCGTGCTGAACCATACTTCTTGCCCTAAAATGGCTTCCCTGCCCTCCGCTGCCCGTCCCGCCTGTAATCTTGGAGCGTTGGGGAATACCTTCGGATGCAAGACGGGCTTTGGCGCGGAAATACTGTTCCTGATTAAAGGTTGTAAGAATTAATGCCCGTTCTCGCGGTATGAAGAAATGCAGGATGCTTCTGAACAAGCCCATTCACGTCCCCTCCCGTCTTGTGGGCACAGGTTAATTCAAATACCGCTCTTTAAGAATGTTCATATGATGCCGTTCATGTCCGATAATGATGCAGGCCTTGGCTCTGGCCGTCATTTCCGCGTCATAGAATTTTCCCGCCCGGTCCAGGCATCCTCCTTAAAACTTGCCATCAGGGCGAGAGTGGATTGGCGTACAATCCCGTAATGCTCCACCATCTCCTTAAGCGTGAAGCGGTCAAATTCTCCGGCAGCAGCGTAGTCATTCTCATCATAACCAGGCAGCGGCGCCTGTTCCCCTCTGGCGAAGCAGAGCATACGGTAGGACATAATCCGGTCATTGTCGGTAAGGTGGCCGATTACCCCTTTGATGCTCCATTTCTCCGGCGCATATCTGTAATTCCCCTGCTCCTCGGTTAATCCCCCAAGCAGACTGTGCATTTCTGCGGTCTGTTCCTTTAGAATGGTGAGCAGATCCCCTTCAGCCGGAACTAGAGAAACATACCGCTCCTGAGATTCAAGATATTCATTTTTGCCTGGCCGCTGAAACATAATACAATCCCCCTCCTATATTTTTACAAAATAATTGGTGAAATGTGTAAAATCTTATTGTTGTATTTTAGTTCATTATGTATAATATTTGCAAGATTAGGATTTTGTCAGTCTGGTCTTCGGGAGTGTCAGCATGCTGAATTTCGGGCTTTTTGTGGTTTTTTCTGTGATAGAGACTTTTGCGATGTTCTTTTTTGGCTTCAAGCTGTTCAAGATTGATATTTATCCGAAAGAAATGATTTTCGCTGGTGCTATTATGGCTTTTTTCTCATATATCATCAGGGCCAACAATCAATGGGTAGAAGTAGATATCATTATTCAATATGGTTTAATGTTTTGCTTTTATTGGCTGCTGTTCCGTACTCACTTATTTTACGCGGCAATCCTCACAGGAATTACTTATCAGGCTTACAGCTTTATTCAGCTGGTCTATATTTTCCTCCTTAATAGAATAGGCAATTTTTCGTCCCATACGTTTTATGGCATGGAAATCAGCACTTATGTAATGCAGTTATTAACATCTTGCACCGCCATTATAATTGGATACTATATCGGCCGCAAGCGCAAGGGCTTCGACTTTATTCCGGATAAGCCTGACGGCACGATCACACCCAGCAAACGTGAAATCCTCATGTTTATCCTTAACCTGCCTACTGCAGCCATTATAATTTCCATCACGCATCTTTATAACTCCGACTACTTTTATACTGTCCCTCTAATTTATGGATTTCTATTGTTTTGTTATATTTATTTATCCTATAAAAAGGACAGGAGCGGACATGAATACCTTAAGTTATAGAATCGCTTCCTTAATCAAACAGGCTAATCCGCAAGAGACCAGCTCGATTGAGGTTATGCAATATGCCCTTAACATAATACTCAACAGTCTGCTCATCGTAACGGGTTCGCTGTTCATCGGCTTGCTCACCGGCAGCTTACCGACTACCGCCGCTGCTCTCTTCAGCTTCGGCATTATCCGCTTTTTCTCGGGGGGAAGACATCTTACAACGGCAGCCGCATGCAATATCTTCTCCATAACCTTATGTGCATCTATACCACATCTCGCCTTCCTTATCGAAAATCACCTATGGATCATTAACATCATTTGCTGGATTATTATGCTTATATTCGCTCCTAACCCTGACGCCAATGCTAATATTCCTCTACATTGGTATCCCTGGATGAAAGTCATAGCACTTCTATTGGTTTCTGCTAATTTTTTTGTTCATTCGGCTGTCATAGGATTGGCCTTCCTGGTCCAATCTCTAACATTAATTCCCATGAAAAGGAGGGACTAATATGAAAAAGACTCTTGCCCGCTCTGCATCGAAATTACTGACATCGTCTGCCCGTGTCTTTTCAACTGTATTAAAGCCTTGGGCATACAGCCCAGAAGCGCCAAAAGAATTACGGAAGTAATTGAACAAGGATGGGGAAAACATGCGAGTCTTACTAAACGACGGCTCTTCCCTGAATATCAGGGAAGAAGAGATATTGTATTTTTCCAGCTATAAGAATACAATATTCGTCCATACGAAAGAAGGCGAGTTTGTTCTCCCCACTTCTCTGTCCGACCTGTATGCCGCCTATGCCAGCATCGGTTTTGAACGTCTCGACCGCAGCAATGTGGTCAGTCTCAACAATGTAGAGGATTACGATTCCGAGCGGAAGGTTGCTCTGTTTAATCAGGGGGAACAATTCGTTACGGTATCGGAATCCAATGAATCCCGCGTCAAACGGTTTTTAGCTTTGCGCAAGAAAAAGCCACAGTAGTGTTTTAAGGTTTACGCAAAAGATCCCGGCACATTTACTGTTCCGGGATCTTCCTTTTATCGGATCTGAAATCAGCCAAATATTATCTCATAAAAACTATTTTATGTAAATAAAAATTCGCAGGGCGAATGACAGGAGACGGCTAACCTTCCAAATGGTACCATTTAGTTATATTAGCTGTTTTTTTACCCACTCTACTAAATAACCGATGGAGGAATCTAATGGAATATTATTTTCATCCTTCTCCGCGCCCCTCTTCTCTGGAATTGTTATCTGACGAACAGTTATTGAACATCTATGAATTGGCGGTGGAGGCAAAAGCTTCGCCTGATTTTATTGAAATTATCAAGAATGTACTTTCCGGACGAAAATTATTGGAATCAGAACATCTGGATTCTTGATTATAGTATTTTCACCTTCTTCTACATATACATTCTTTCCGCAGAATCCTTCGTATCCAGCACAAAGAAGCCATTCTTCAATTCATCATGAAGAGTGGCTTCTTTGTTGCTGCACACATGCAGTTGTCCGGACTATTCAATAACCTCTGTTTTGAACACATTGTCGAGCTTGGCCCCGAGTCTTTTTTTGAGGGGAACCTTGATATCACGGCCCAGTTCCTTGAAGAACGTATCGACATCACATTTCACGTTCTGTGCCATAGCAACCACTGTCCCGTCGGCTACGATATTCTGGTTAATCTCCACAGGCACTTCGATTTCGATGTCATATTTCTTGGTCAGGGTCTTGATATATCTGGCGAAGATCTCCAGCAGCTCTTCATTGGTGAAATTCTCAATTGCCGCTTTTCCCTT
Coding sequences:
- a CDS encoding alpha-ketoacid dehydrogenase subunit beta; the encoded protein is MAMMEYIDAIRLAMKEEMERDESVFVLGEDVGVKGGVFTTTKGLQEQFGEERVMDTPLAESAIAGVAIGAAMYGMKPIAEMQYSDFMLPATNQIISEAAKIRYRSNNDWDCPVVIRAPIGGGIFGGLYHSQCPESIFFGTPGLKIVAPYSAADAKGLLKAAVRDPDPVLFFENKKCYKLIKEDVPEGDYIVPIGEANLLREGSDITVIGYSLPLHFAMQAAEELENEHGISAHILDLRTLQPLDREAIIAAARKTGKVLIVHEDNKTGGIGGEVAAIIAEHCLFELDAPIFRLCGPDVPAMPISPPMEKFFMLSKDKVKAEMLRLAEY
- a CDS encoding thiamine pyrophosphate-dependent dehydrogenase E1 component subunit alpha; protein product: MDSQGTVETANRHKQLGLSDGQVIDMYKYMLMGRKYDERSLLLQRAGKINFHVSGIGQEAAQVAAAFALDREQDYFLPYYRDYAFVLSVGMTMRELMLSVFAKAEDPNSGGRQMPGHFGSKRLRIVTGSSPVTTQVPHAVGFALAAKMQKKKFVSFVTFGEGSSNQGDFHEACNFAGVNKLPVIIFCQNNQYAISVPVHKQLAGKVSDRALGYGFPGLRVDGNNPLEVYAAVKEARERALRGEGPTLIEAMMYRLSPHSTSDNDLAYRTKEEVDENWAKDGVAAFRKYLTGLGLWSDEQERDLAASINLELKEAIEYAENAPFPKPEDTLLHVYSDPGLEGGA
- the lpdA gene encoding dihydrolipoyl dehydrogenase, with product MTISCDVAILGGGTGGYVAAIRAAQLGKSVVVIEMDKLGGTCLHRGCIPSKSLLRSAEVYAEINESESYGIETTGVKLVFPKVQRRKEAVVEQLHQGVQFLMRKNKIQVIKGKGRIIGPSIFSPRSGAVAVELEDGEMETVVSTNLIVATGSRPRVLPGLAPDGKVILSSEEALTLEELPASMIIVGGGVIGVEWASMLVDFGVQVTVVEAAGQLLPQEDEEIARELQRLLKKRGVKVLTDTTVDAETCVVTESGITIEARKGEQSQSLSAEKLLVSVGRAANIQNIGLENTDIRFDRGVIEVNANMQTNEPHIYAIGDCIGGLQLAHAASHEGIRAVDHLSGSKLHPYHTHMVPRCVYTRPEVASVGYTEKEAKNLGHDVVTGKFPFSAIGKAIVHGMKDGFVKVVADRTSGDLLGVQMIGPHVTDLIGEAALAQLLDATPWEIGEAVHAHPTLSEIIGEAMLAVDGRATGI
- a CDS encoding DUF2627 domain-containing protein, which codes for MKLLISRFIAILILVIPGLLAMTGFLMMKDDIFNYISMHGDETTTPDFAWLHFGGGLLLFAAGMSFLGGWILTRDRKKNYVGPRFREKQKSQQPPAAESNS
- a CDS encoding PadR family transcriptional regulator; amino-acid sequence: MNPLSESTYLVLLALYHEPLHGYGIIKSLESVSGGDFVISPGTLYGVLNNLEKQKLIEAVKQESDSRKKKTYALTDQGKEVLLAEFRRFQRMVQMTGIIMQEGKN
- a CDS encoding DUF2812 domain-containing protein; this encodes MKSTSTELKKINKKFTNFSEEEQWLQTMAGEGWILREYDNENIDACRYVFEAVQSPEQKLRIYKIDFRSFDKKDDYEEYIELFEETGWAVLSRNKGYSKHIFYTDARNSNTTIFSDKESYRDREKRKMADSLSLTAVSVILFVASVVIYSIYGSRGFMFAGLVSLGSGLKGLLDYYRHRKSFKSLMGR